The Mercenaria mercenaria strain notata chromosome 10, MADL_Memer_1, whole genome shotgun sequence genome contains a region encoding:
- the LOC123560417 gene encoding uncharacterized protein LOC123560417 isoform X1, giving the protein MEDSMLFSLIITTLLCGGIVPAQGCKAIDTAACVQMSKQRPNLCSDQTIAKNTCPAFCKLCPPTCYHCNTTVQDYHLCTNTMTCPGGSVCMRKELKSIYDGHHEYELTCAQKQECDNPWNGSGPFGKRDIMPRDLSVTCCMEDLCNYYIPTQKPNCVKDLILVVDETDRIQPYENTLISFLNNVVSSLPVNEAEIHVALGLFSNSFRPIFDLNELHSKSETLNALNSQTLSGADRGDTQEALNYILEHALTPASGDRPAV; this is encoded by the exons ATGGAAGACAGTATGTTATTTTCTCTCATTATAA CAACTTTACTTTGCGGAGGTATCGTGCCAGCGCAGGGATGCAAGGCTATTGACACGGCGGCATGTGTACAGATGTCTAAACAAAGACCGAACCTCTGCTCAGACCAAACAATCGCGAAAAATACATGTCCTGCGTTCTGTAAACTATGCC CGCCGACATGCTATCACTGTAACACGACAGTACAGGACTATCATCTATGTACTAACACTATGACCTGTCCAGGCGGATCA GTATGTATGAGAAAGGAGCTGAAATCTATATATGATGGACACCACGAATATGAATTGACTTGTGCACAAAAACAG GAATGTGATAATCCGTGGAATGGTTCGGGCCCTTTTGGCAAAAGGGACATAATGCCACGTGACCTTTCTGTGACATGCTGTATGGAAGACCTGTGCAATTACTATATACCAACTCAAAAACCAA atTGTGTGAAAGATTTGATTTTAGTCGTTGACGAAACGGACAGGATTCAACCATATGAAAATACTTTGATTTCGTTTTTAAACAATGTCGTTTCGAGTCTGCCAGTGAATGAAGCGGAAATCCACGTGGCATTAGGCCTGTTTTCTAATAGCTTCAGACCTATATTCGACCTTAATGAACTCCACTCTAAGTCCGAAACACTAAATGCTCTAAATAGCCAGACGCTTTCAGGTGCAGATCGTGGAGATACACAAGAAGCCTTAAACTACATTCTTGAACATGCGCTCACACCAGCTTCCGGTGACAGACCGGCAGTCTAA